Genomic segment of Pseudomonas sp. CCI4.2:
TGATCTTATAACAATTAACGCGAGCCTGACACGCGGCAATTTGTTCGGGCACCCTACATTCCTGTAAGAGCCAACTTGTTGGCGAGGCGATTGATCAAGTACACCCGATAGGGCCTTTCGCTAACAAGTCGGCTTCTACAGGGGGGCATTAACATAAAGGAGACAGACATGTTGCGAATTCGCGGAACCATCGGTGATTGGCCGGTGGACCTGACGCTTGAATTGGATGACGGCGATTGGGCCCAGCTGGGTGCGCAGTTGCAGGCAACAAAGCCGGCAAACACCGCGCCCACGCAAACGCCGGTCAGTCAGGACGACGCCATTTGGCAGATTGCCAAAGACCTGTTGCGCAATGCGCAAGAAATGAGTGGGCCGGAGTTGCTCGGTCAGCTTGAAGCCCTGACCGGCAGCACCGCAGCGGGCAAACGCTTGCTGGTGCGTTTGCGCCACAGTGCCGACGTCAAGGTAGTGAACGGCGCCGATGCGCCACTGTATAGCTGGGTCAGTTAGTAGAGCGCAGCGAATAATTTGCGGCGATAGGTGGTGACCAACGGGTGGTCGTTGCCCAGCAGGTCAAACACTTGCAGCAAGGTTTTGTGCGCAAGACCTTCGGCATAGCTGCGATTGCGGATGAACAGCTTCAATAAGCCTTCCAGAGCGGCCTCATATTGTTGGCGGGACAGCTGCTGAATCGCCAATTGATGAGCGGCCTCATCGTCCTGCGGATTTTTCGCCAGACGGGTTTTCAGGTCGGCAACGTCCGGCAAGCTTGCGGCTTCGCCCAGGAACGTCAATTGCGCTTTGGCGCCGGCCAGCGCAGCTTTGTGTTGATCGTCCTTCACCGCGTCGAGCACGGTGCCGGCTTCGACCAGTTCACCGCGTTCGGCCAGGCAGCGCGCGTACAGAATCAGCGCAGCGGCGTTAGTGTTGTCTTCGCCAAGCAAATGCTTCAACACGGCTTCAGCGTCCGCGATGCTGCCTTCGGCAAACAGCAGTTGTGCTTGCTCCAAAGGATCGGCGGCGGCAGGCGGCGGTAATTGGACGTGGGGTTCGAGAATCGTCCGGATCGCCGACTCAGGTTGCGCGCCGGAGAACCCGTCCACCGGTTGACCGTCCTTAAACAGCACTACGGTCGGCAGGCTGCGAATACCAAAGCGCGCCACGATGTCTTGCTCGGCGTCGCAATCGACCTTCGCCAGCAGCAATTGGCCCTGGTACTCATCGGCGATTTTCTTCAGCAGCGGCATCAGCACTTTGCAGGGCGCACACCATTCAGCCCAGAAATCCACCAGCACAGGCTGATGGAACGAGTTCTCGATGACCAGTTGGTCAAAGGTCGCGGTGGTTGCGTCGAAGATATACGGGGTGTCCTGGCTCATTGCTAGTCTCGAAAAAGGCGTTCAATGGCGT
This window contains:
- the trxA gene encoding thioredoxin yields the protein MSQDTPYIFDATTATFDQLVIENSFHQPVLVDFWAEWCAPCKVLMPLLKKIADEYQGQLLLAKVDCDAEQDIVARFGIRSLPTVVLFKDGQPVDGFSGAQPESAIRTILEPHVQLPPPAAADPLEQAQLLFAEGSIADAEAVLKHLLGEDNTNAAALILYARCLAERGELVEAGTVLDAVKDDQHKAALAGAKAQLTFLGEAASLPDVADLKTRLAKNPQDDEAAHQLAIQQLSRQQYEAALEGLLKLFIRNRSYAEGLAHKTLLQVFDLLGNDHPLVTTYRRKLFAALY